In Uranotaenia lowii strain MFRU-FL chromosome 2, ASM2978415v1, whole genome shotgun sequence, one genomic interval encodes:
- the LOC129741365 gene encoding uncharacterized protein LOC129741365, whose translation MSTERRLKALKTRLRSIQTSFGLIKAFVDEYNDETHSDEVPVRLENLGVLWNDFLKVQGEIEAMDILEPKAIEAHLAQRVEFESLYYKVKGFLLAANKLPPSPNMPIGSSFTSHFPPSSHHIRLPDIKIPTFSGNIDTWLNFHDLFVSLVHSSHELSSIQKFYYLRASLSGDAQKLIQTIPISSNNYLVAWNLLLDHFQNPSRLKQSYVDSLFEFSALKSESASDLHSLVERFEANVKILHQLGERTEYWDILLIRMLSIRLDSTTRRDWEVYATTKDSVSFQDLVAFIQRRVTVLESIKAKVPETTFSGNLRKSTQRSVSSHSAYQLNDKHCAICSENHVLYHCPRFAKMSLDTKEKEIRRLHLCRNCLRKGHLANNCSSTNCRKCRGRHHTLLCSGDYHNNKSTESTKAENSLPSQQPTTSVSAILDNPVSLASTGCKKVLLATAIVNLIDDNGTIHTARALLDSGSECCFITESLSQRMKSSRVKINLPISGIGQSLSHARHKIQTTLQSRVSNFSTTLEFIVLPKVTTNLPTSCFDVSDWKIPSDINLADPAFFATNPVELILGAEIFFELLKPPGRISLGDSYPLLINSTLGWIVSGRTSNCHSTGPVMASVASVAELHRLMERFWLIEEGDSTPCHSVEEAACENHFQSTVSRTDDGRYMVRLPVKQDLLPNLGNNWNTANRRFKYLESKLSRNNDQRIQYVEFMHEYLFLGHMCEVNRAHQLDALEYFMPHHAVIRESSTTTKIRVVFDASCRSASGASLNDILMVGPVVQEDIRSIIMRARKHQIMLIGDIKQMYRQILVDPRDTPMQRIVWRSNPTSPLATFELKTVTYGTASAPFPEAATILKRDFYVDDLFSGAETVEKVISLREQLDALCQRGGFELRKYASNSEAALEGLSDDKRALQPTIEFDGNPIIKTLGLHWEPASDVLKYVIELEPLSSDMCLTKRHALSLIARLFDPLGLVAPVVVTAKIYMQVLWTLRDEDSKTWPWDRPLPKDLIIRWNSYYSQLHHLNMLKIERCILVANPTSIQLHLFSDASESAYGACAYLRSVDPSGFVKIALITTKSKVAPLQKKSIARLELCGALAAAQLYQKVISSLKSNPETFFWVDSTTVLAWLNSTPSTWSTFVANRVSKIQLATINTHWNHVSGKENPADHLSRGTTAEFLLTCSSWWNGPDWLRLEPEFWPSNNHQKRLTEVAEEKRKTLSLIAAAQHEETFLDSYVQRFSDYRKMLRVTAYCMRFIDRFSLKTSFNHPTTNLTVEEIRRAERNLIRILQEQHFEEELRCLHDGKQVSSKSKLRWFHPILGIDHLLRIGGRLNKAPRTYDSKHQIILPSTHAFSTLLIRSFHLNHLHAAPQLLLSLLRMRYWVLGARNRARLIVRQCIICFKARPRLVEQFMGELPAARITATRPFAVAGIDYWGPIFLKPVHRRAASEKAFVAVFVCFSTKAVHIELVADLSTAKFIQALRRFVSRRGLCSDMHSDNGRNFLGADNELRRLVNSSSHQQAVNQECLAHGIRWHFNPPKASHFGGLWEAAIFSAQKHFIRVIGNHTLAYDDMVTLLCQIECCLNSRPITPLSDESSDLEPLTPGHFLIGSQLKAVPDNDLSDIQMNRLRKWQQTQKIFQDIWKRWHREYLCTLQARTKWCNTPVEIKPGQLVLLKDEGKIPMHWPTARITEIHPGDDGITRVVSVRSSSKVYTRPVTKICVLPFSSQPTPTEAPEKSNKSGEGQSDIQGTTVPICKHRDIITTTSQQSQQAEGVPIRPITRCAAKLIFPPSHQNRPACSQCRTRFSHQEGQRNVQKCYF comes from the exons ATGTCTACCGAACGTCGCTTGAAAGCCCTCAAAACCAGACTTCGCAGTATCCAAACATCATTTGGGCTAATCAAGGCGTTTGTAGACGAATATAACGACGAGACGCATTCTGATGAGGTTCCTGTACGTCTTGAAAACCTTGGAGTTTTGTGGAATGATTTCCTGAAGGTTCAAGGAGAAATCGAAGCCATGGATATTCTAGAGCCGAAAGCGATTGAGGCTCACCTAGCACAACGAGTGGAATTCGAGTCCCTGTATTATAAAGTGAAAGGATTTCTTCTAGCTGCCAATAAACTACCACCTTCACCCAATATGCCAATCGGTTCCAGTTTCACGTCGCACTTCCCACCTTCTTCACATCACATACGACTCCCTGATATCAAAATTCCAACGTTCAGTGGCAACATAGACACGTGGCTCAACTTTCACGATCTCTTCGTATCGCTTGTGCACTCATCGCATGAACTTTCTAGCATTCAAAAGTTCTATTATCTACGTGCTTCTCTCTCCGGCGATGCCCAAAAGTTGATTCAAACCATTCCGATCAGTTCCAACAACTACTTGGTTGCTTGGAATTTACTCTTGGATCACTTCCAAAATCCAAGTCGTTTGAAGCAGTCGTATGTCGATTCTCTGTTTGAGTTCTCAGCATTAAAATCGGAATCAGCTTCGGATTTACATTCTCTTGTGGAACGATTTGAGGCCAACGTCAAAATTCTACATCAGCTAGGCGAACGGACTGAATACTGGGACATACTGCTTATTCGAATGCTTAGTATTCGTTTAGACAGCACGACAAGACGGGACTGGGAAGTTTATGCTACGACTAAAGACAGCGTTTCATTCCAAGACCTCGTAGCATTCATTCAACGCAGAGTAACCGTTCTAGAAAGCATTAAGGCAAAGGTTCCAGAAACTACTTTCTCgggaaatttaagaaaatccaCACAGCGGTCTGTTAGTAGTCATAGTGCTTATCAGTTGAATGATAAACATTGCGCAATCTGTTCCGAGAATCATGTTCTGTACCATTGCCCCAGATTTGCAAAAATGAGTTTGGACACGAAGGAGAAAGAAATTCGTCGACTGCACTTGTGTCGTAATTGCTTGCGTAAGGGTCATTTAGCAAACAACTGTTCATCTACAAATTGTAGAAAATGTAGAGGGCGTCATCATACTCTGCTTTGTTCAGGAGACTATCACAACAACAAATCTACTGAATCCACGAAAGCCGAAAATTCTCTACCATCTCAACAACCTACGACGTCGGTGTCAGCCATTCTTGATAATCCAGTGAGCCTTGCTTCCACTGgttgtaaaaaagttttacttGCCACAGCTATTGTCAATCTCATCGATGACAATGGAACAATCCACACAGCCAGAGCTTTGCTTGACTCTGGCAGTGAGTGCTGCTTCATCACAGAATCGTTATCGCAACGAATGAAGTCCAGCCGCGTAAAAATCAACCTCCCTATCAGCGGAATTGGCCAATCACTTTCCCACGCACGACACAAGATACAAACCACGCTACAGTCTCGTGTCAGCAACTTTTCGACTACCCTAGAATTTATTGTCCTTCCCAAGGTCACTACTAATTTGCCAACATCATGCTTTGACGTCAGCGATTGGAAGATACCTTCCGACATCAACCTAGCAGACCCCGCCTTCTTTGCAACCAATCCTGTCGAACTCATACTAGGAGCCGAAATCTTCTTCGAGCTACTCAAACCTCCAGGACGAATTTCTCTCGGCGATAGTTACCCCCTGCTGATCAACTCTACATTAGGCTGGATCGTATCTGGAAGGACAAGCAACTGCCATTCTACAGGTCCTGTAATGGCATCCGTAGCTTCGGTCGCTGAGCTTCATCGGTTGATGGAACGATTTTGGTTAATCGAAGAAGGTGACTCAACTCCGTGCCACTCAGTGGAAGAGGCTGCTTGCGAGAACCACTTCCAGAGCACGGTTTCTCGAACGGATGATGGCAGATACATGGTGCGGTTACCAGTGAAGCAGGACCTTCTCCCCAACCTAGGCAACAATTGGAATACGGCAAATCGGCGTTTCAAGTATTTGGAAAGTAAACTATCACGGAATAATGATCAGCGAATCCAGTATGTCGAGTTTATGCACGAATATTTGTTCTTGGGTCACATGTGTGAAGTAAATAGAGCTCACCAATTAGACGCTCTCGAGTACTTCATGCCTCATCACGCAGTAATACGCGAATCGAGCACTACTACTAAAATTCGCGTAGTCTTTGATGCATCCTGCAGGTCCGCATCCGGTGCATCACTGAACGACATCCTCATGGTTGGCCCTGTAGTACAGGAGGACATCCGATCTATCATCATGCGAGCTCGAAAACATCAAATCATGCTTATTGGCGACATAAAGCAAATGTACCGACAAATATTAGTAGATCCACGTGACACCCCGATGCAGCGCATTGTCTGGAGAAGCAATCCAACATCGCCACTGGCAACCTTCGAGCTCAAAACCGTCACTTACGGTACAGCGAGCGCCCCGTTTCCCGAAGCAGCGACCATCCTGAAACGAGACTTCTACGTAGACGATTTATTCTCCGGAGCTGAAACTGTTGAAAAGGTCATATCGTTACGCGAGCAACTTGATGCATTATGTCAGCGAGGAGGATTTGAACTCCGTAAGTATGCATCCAATTCCGAAGCAGCCTTAGAGGGACTTTCAGATGACAAACGAGCTCTACAACCAACTATCGAATTTGATGGGAATCCAATCATCAAAACTCTGGGTCTACATTGGGAACCTGCTTCCGATGTTCTCAAATACGTCATCGAACTCGAACCATTATCATCCGACATGTGCCTTACTAAACGACACGCTTTGTCATTGATTGCGCGACTTTTTGACCCCCTTGGCTTAGTCGCACCGGTCGTGGTGACTGCTAAGATCTACATGCAAGTTTTATGGACATTGCGAGAtgaagattccaaaacctggcctTGGGATCGTCCTCTTCCGAAAGATCTAATCATTCGTTGGAATTCGTACTATTCACAACTTCATCATCTTAATATGCTCAAGATTGAACGTTGCATTTTGGTCGCTAATCCAACATCCATTCAGCTTCATCTCTTCTCTGATGCGTCAGAGTCAGCTTACGGCGCCTGTGCCTACCTAAGATCAGTCGACCCATccggttttgtaaaaattgcattGATTACGACCAAATCGAAAGTAGCCCCCCTCCAAAAGAAAAGTATCGCTCGCCTTGAACTTTGCGGCGCCTTAGCCGCCGCCCAACTTTATCAAAAAGTCATTTCCTCGCTGAAATCCAACCCAGAAACCTTTTTTTGGGTTGACTCGACAACCGTCTTGGCATGGTTAAATTCCACACCTTCTACGTGGAGCACGTTCGTCGCCAATCGCGTGTCGAAAATTCAATTGGCTACCATCAACACTCACTGGAATCACGTGTCTGGAAAGGAAAATCCAGCTGACCATCTTTCCCGTGGAACCACCGCCGAGTTTCTTCTGACTTGCTCATCCTGGTGGAATGGTCCTGATTGGCTGAGGCTTGAACCTGAGTTTTGGCCTAGCAACAATCATCAAAAACGTCTTACTGAAGTGGCAGAAGAGAAACGAAAAACTCTGTCACTGATTGCCGCAGCCCAACATGAAGAGACTTTCCTAGATTCTTACGTGCAAAGATTTTCCGACTATAGAAAAATGCTTCGAGTGACTGCCTATTGCATGAGATTCATCGATaggttttcattaaaaactagtTTCAATCACCCAACAACCAATCTCACAGTCGAGGAAATCCGAAGAGCAGAAAGAAACCTCATAAGAATTCTACAAGAACAACATTTTGAAGAAGAACTTAGGTGCCTACACGACGGAAAACAAGTGTCATCAAAATCAAAGCTTCGTTGGTTTCATCCAATTTTGGGAATCGATCATCTACTTCGCATCGGGGGACGTTTGAACAAAGCTCCACGAACCTACGACAGCAAGCATCAAATCATTTTACCATCCACCCACGCATTCTCGACTCTGCTCATTCGTTCTTTCCACCTCAACCATCTGCACGCCGCTCCTCAACTTTTACTAAGTCTCCTACGCATGAGATATTGGGTTTTGGGAGCTAGAAATCGTGCTCGATTGATCGTTCGCCAGTGCATCATCTGCTTTAAAGCTCGCCCTAGATTAGTCGAGCAGTTTATGGGTGAACTACCTGCTGCGAGAATAACAGCAACACGACCATTCGCCGTTGCTGGCATTGATTATTGGGGGCCCATCTTTCTCAAACCAGTCCACAGGCGCGCTGCGTCTGAGAAAGCATTCGTCGCTGTTTTCGTTTGCTTCTCAACGAAAGCAGTACACATTGAACTTGTTGCCGATCTCAGTACTGCCAAATTCATTCAAGCGCTTCGGAGATTTGTATCGCGACGGGGATTATGCTCCGACATGCACAGCGACAACGGTCGTAATTTTCTGGGAGCCGACAACGAATTACGCCGATTGGTCAACAGTTCTTCCCACCAACAAGCCGTCAATCAAGAATGCCTCGCCCACGGAATAAGGTGGCACTTCAACCCACCAAAGGCTTCTCACTTCGGGGGATTGTGGGAGGCTGCTATCTTTTCAGCCCAAAAGCATTTTATACGAGTGATTGGGAATCATACATTAGCCTACGACGACATGGTTACGCTTTTATGTCAGATCGAATGCTGCTTAAATTCTCGCCCCATCACCCCCCTGAGTGATGAATCTTCGGATCTAGAACCACTCACTCCCGGACATTTTTTGATCGGTTCGCAACTAAAAGCAGTTCCAGATAACGACCTATCAGATATCCAAATGAATCGTCTTCGCAAATGGCAACAAACCCAGAAAATCTTCCAGGACATTTGGAAGAGATGGCATCGCGAGTATCTGTGCACTTTGCAGGCAAGAACCAAATGGTGCAACACTCCCGTCGAAATCAAACCTGGTCAACTGGTACTCCTCAAAGACGAAGGAAAAATTCCTATGCACTGGCCAACAGCGAGAATTACTGAGATCCACCCCGGAGACGATGGAATTACACGGGTTGTTTCTGTTCGAAGCTCATCCAAGGTCTACACTCGTCCAGTGACGAAAATTTGTGTACTGCCGTTCTCATCACAACCAACTCCTACTGAAGCGCCTGAGAAATCCAACAAGTCCGGTGAAGGCCAATCCGATATCCAGGGTACAACGGTTCCA ATTTGTAAACATCGAGACATCATAACAACAACATCGCAGCAAAGTCAACAAGCCGAGGGAGTGCCCATTCGTCCGATTACACGGTGCGCCGCCAAACTCATCTTTCCACCCAGTCATCAAAACCGCCCAGCATGCAGCCAGTGTCGCACAAGGTTTTCGCATCAAGAAGGTCAGCGTAATGTTCAGAAATGCTATTTCTGA